From the Cohaesibacter sp. ES.047 genome, one window contains:
- a CDS encoding peptidase domain-containing ABC transporter, translating into MSEKDPGSQSPDDNGQSEFIRKLQSGGISLKELSRYSAERNFATSADEVKPVRKAEVASDPNVQAFETDQVAERAQPDAEQEIQFSAEDIQFDAAPSDLLSKGAAAGTEAQGPAFTDFETLIGVKERWSGIDYHSSAGRCLQVLLALLGWGGDGRHLAQALPHFNTIHDMNGLRAVLSRLNFAAIAGETRLASLSNEKLPCLFEDQNGTVRILLSVNHGEGTVTCFNGATGAEEDISCLDRTETIYLINSIDLAHQTRFVQSFGWVTHAATAFRRLFLSLFVINFGINLAALAVPIFIMAVYGYAIPSKAPGSLVMFIAGVGLIIAADYALRRLRTRVLAYIGARFDTALSVEIFQRLLFMSYGMVQNATIGAQLSRLRQFEKLREIFLGSLGTAVLDLPFVFVFIIAIAMIGGWIAAIPAVLLAGYFILAAFSIPVAKRQTMQSGDAKTKKQNIMMELFLMHRDIRNTGAEQIWQERFERAAASFAALDFRAQHFSQKIQIISQSMSMTAGLTTLSVGTLMVMAGDLGVGGLIAIMALIWRVLSPLQNAFLSLSRVGKLIEAVRMVNNLMRMQPERTPGAVPSISRKFSGHISTKNLSFRYPQASDAAIKNANVVINPGELVAITGPSGGGKSTFLKLLAGLYRPVAGVVGFDHLDIRQMDLGELRAEISYQPDHPTFFYGTVEQNFHLNDPKTMRNEMQALMTHFNITEDHPDLPDGALDTRLKAETVHQMADSLKQKLLLCRSFSKHASYYFLDEPANYLDFETDRKFMAHLATLKGRATTLFTTQRPSHMKEADRIIVLHEGQVILNGPPEQVLPQLDSFNKAVA; encoded by the coding sequence ATGAGCGAAAAAGACCCAGGATCGCAATCGCCCGATGACAATGGCCAGTCCGAATTCATTCGCAAGCTGCAATCCGGTGGAATCTCACTGAAAGAGCTTTCGCGCTATTCTGCCGAACGCAATTTCGCAACATCGGCGGATGAAGTGAAGCCAGTGCGGAAAGCAGAGGTCGCATCGGACCCGAATGTGCAAGCCTTTGAAACGGATCAGGTCGCTGAAAGAGCGCAACCTGATGCGGAGCAGGAGATCCAATTTAGCGCAGAGGACATACAGTTCGATGCTGCGCCGAGTGATTTGCTGTCAAAAGGAGCGGCTGCCGGGACAGAAGCCCAAGGCCCTGCGTTCACGGACTTCGAGACCTTGATAGGCGTGAAGGAACGGTGGTCCGGGATCGACTACCACAGTTCCGCTGGGCGCTGCCTGCAGGTGCTTCTCGCGCTTCTCGGCTGGGGCGGCGACGGGCGCCATCTGGCGCAGGCCCTGCCGCACTTCAATACCATTCATGACATGAACGGCCTCAGGGCCGTGCTTTCCCGTCTGAATTTTGCTGCGATCGCGGGCGAAACCCGCCTTGCATCGCTGTCGAACGAGAAGCTGCCATGCCTGTTCGAGGATCAGAACGGGACGGTGCGTATTCTCCTGTCCGTTAATCACGGTGAGGGCACGGTCACCTGCTTTAATGGAGCAACCGGCGCCGAAGAAGACATCAGCTGTCTTGATCGCACCGAGACGATCTATCTGATCAATTCGATCGATCTGGCTCATCAGACCCGCTTCGTGCAGTCTTTCGGTTGGGTTACCCATGCCGCAACGGCCTTTCGGCGGCTGTTTTTATCGCTGTTCGTGATCAATTTCGGCATCAACCTTGCTGCCCTTGCCGTGCCGATTTTCATCATGGCTGTCTATGGCTATGCCATCCCATCAAAGGCGCCGGGCAGTCTTGTGATGTTCATCGCCGGGGTCGGTCTGATCATTGCTGCTGACTATGCCCTGCGAAGGCTGAGAACCCGGGTTCTGGCCTATATCGGAGCGCGTTTCGATACCGCCTTGTCCGTTGAGATCTTCCAGCGCCTGCTCTTCATGTCTTACGGCATGGTCCAGAATGCGACCATCGGAGCGCAGTTGTCGCGCTTGCGTCAGTTCGAGAAGCTCAGAGAAATCTTTCTGGGGTCGCTGGGCACAGCGGTGCTCGATCTGCCGTTCGTGTTCGTCTTCATCATCGCCATTGCCATGATTGGGGGGTGGATCGCGGCGATTCCGGCGGTTCTGCTCGCGGGCTATTTCATTCTTGCCGCTTTCAGCATTCCGGTAGCCAAGCGCCAGACCATGCAGTCCGGTGATGCCAAGACCAAGAAACAGAACATCATGATGGAACTGTTCCTGATGCATCGCGACATCCGCAACACCGGTGCCGAGCAGATCTGGCAGGAACGCTTCGAACGCGCTGCGGCGAGTTTCGCCGCCCTTGATTTCCGGGCGCAGCACTTCTCTCAGAAAATCCAGATCATCAGTCAGTCCATGTCGATGACCGCCGGACTGACCACGCTGAGCGTCGGCACGCTGATGGTCATGGCTGGCGATCTGGGCGTTGGCGGATTGATTGCAATCATGGCCCTGATCTGGCGGGTCCTGTCGCCGCTGCAGAATGCGTTCCTCAGCCTGTCCCGCGTTGGCAAGCTCATCGAAGCCGTGCGCATGGTGAACAATCTGATGCGCATGCAACCGGAACGCACTCCCGGTGCTGTGCCCAGCATTTCGCGCAAATTCAGCGGCCATATCTCGACCAAGAATCTCAGCTTCCGCTATCCGCAGGCGTCCGATGCGGCGATCAAGAATGCCAATGTCGTCATCAATCCCGGTGAGCTGGTCGCCATAACAGGCCCCAGTGGCGGCGGTAAGTCGACCTTCCTCAAGCTTCTGGCGGGACTCTACCGGCCGGTTGCGGGCGTTGTCGGTTTCGATCACCTCGACATCCGGCAGATGGATCTTGGCGAATTGCGCGCCGAAATCAGCTACCAGCCAGATCATCCCACCTTCTTCTACGGCACTGTTGAGCAGAATTTCCATCTCAATGATCCAAAGACGATGCGGAATGAGATGCAGGCATTGATGACGCACTTCAATATCACCGAGGATCATCCCGATCTGCCGGACGGTGCTCTGGACACGCGGCTGAAGGCCGAAACGGTGCATCAGATGGCCGACAGCCTGAAGCAGAAGCTGTTGCTCTGCCGCAGCTTTTCCAAGCATGCGTCCTACTATTTCCTTGATGAACCCGCCAACTATCTGGACTTCGAGACCGATCGCAAGTTCATGGCCCATCTGGCAACCCTGAAGGGCAGGGCGACCACGCTGTTCACCACTCAGCGCCCCAGCCACATGAAGGAAGCCGATCGCATCATCGTGTTGCATGAAGGACAGGTCATCCTTAATGGTCCTCCCGAGCAGGTCTTGCCACAGCTGGATTCGTTCAACAAAGCGGTCGCCTGA
- a CDS encoding ABC transporter transmembrane domain-containing protein — protein MTEPYPDGQRGNRSRFGQKLERLHDIFQPPRSMQSAWFADLIKVPKRIMAASFVINMLGLGMPLVILQIYDRIIPNLSYDTLFYLMGGLVIVMLVDTTLKVIRSHISGWSSSYIDYVAGVEAVRRAMHAPPEAVEQEAASTHIDRMNALSATARMFAGPARMGLVDLPFIFVFLAVMAIVSPVIAGLLVCLFGIFAWRLLVKAREIQLLQDERQQLDRRKYDFVIEALSGIETIKTMACEPQMMRRYERLQESIAVAFHNSVRMDGETQSLSAVFAAVTMVTIVSSGALLVIEGTQSIGSLACCLLLGGRAVEVLVRSVRSWSEMSNFDLVKQNVDELLSINPNPDQIAERITLDDGAISVRNVIINSYMPNNKPYRVSLTIPHGSIIGLKGNLPRDDHQFLEILRGKLDPEVGEVLIGGYSSAELIDADLSSSIAYVPNSPAIFSGTILENLTLFNPRDGLQRAREATQLIGLESDIQQLPHGYDMNIGTGGNETLPPSFRQRICIARAIAQKPSILVLEEANALLDQRADNLLRKGLEQLRGTMTIVFLSNRPSFLAMADKQFILKEGQLQVHGGQQRDAADARGAGSEKSVLAQQTRQAIGRSA, from the coding sequence ATGACAGAACCATATCCAGACGGGCAGCGCGGCAATCGGTCACGTTTCGGGCAAAAGCTCGAGCGCCTGCACGATATCTTTCAGCCGCCTCGCTCCATGCAGTCGGCCTGGTTTGCGGATCTGATCAAGGTTCCCAAGCGGATCATGGCGGCCTCTTTTGTCATCAACATGCTTGGCCTCGGCATGCCTTTGGTGATTTTGCAGATCTATGACCGAATTATCCCCAATTTATCATACGACACGCTGTTCTACCTGATGGGCGGTCTGGTGATCGTGATGCTTGTCGACACGACCCTTAAGGTAATCCGGTCGCATATCTCCGGCTGGTCATCATCGTACATCGACTATGTGGCCGGTGTGGAAGCGGTCAGACGTGCGATGCACGCGCCACCCGAAGCCGTCGAACAGGAAGCGGCAAGCACACATATCGACCGCATGAATGCGCTCTCGGCCACGGCACGGATGTTTGCCGGTCCGGCCCGGATGGGGCTGGTTGACCTGCCATTCATTTTTGTTTTCCTCGCGGTCATGGCAATTGTCAGTCCGGTGATCGCTGGGCTGCTCGTCTGTCTGTTTGGCATCTTTGCCTGGCGACTGCTGGTCAAGGCTCGGGAAATCCAGCTCCTGCAGGACGAGCGGCAACAACTCGACCGGCGCAAATATGATTTCGTGATCGAGGCATTGTCTGGGATCGAGACGATCAAGACCATGGCCTGCGAGCCGCAAATGATGCGGCGATATGAGCGCTTGCAGGAATCCATTGCCGTCGCCTTTCACAATTCGGTGCGCATGGATGGAGAGACCCAGTCCCTGAGTGCGGTGTTTGCCGCCGTTACCATGGTCACAATCGTGAGTAGCGGTGCTCTGCTCGTCATCGAGGGAACCCAGTCGATCGGGTCTCTTGCCTGCTGCCTGCTGCTTGGCGGGCGAGCGGTGGAAGTGCTTGTCCGGTCGGTGCGATCTTGGAGTGAAATGAGCAACTTCGATCTGGTCAAACAGAATGTCGATGAATTGCTCAGCATCAATCCCAACCCGGATCAGATCGCAGAGAGGATCACTCTTGATGACGGCGCGATCAGTGTTCGCAATGTGATAATCAACTCGTATATGCCTAACAACAAGCCATATCGGGTTTCGCTGACCATCCCGCACGGCAGCATCATCGGGCTCAAGGGCAATCTGCCGCGCGATGATCACCAGTTTCTCGAGATCCTTCGCGGCAAGCTCGATCCAGAGGTTGGCGAGGTCTTGATCGGTGGGTACTCAAGTGCCGAATTGATCGATGCGGATCTGTCCTCCTCCATCGCCTATGTGCCCAACAGTCCTGCGATTTTCAGCGGAACGATCCTTGAAAACCTGACCCTGTTCAACCCGCGCGACGGACTGCAAAGAGCGCGTGAGGCAACACAATTGATCGGCCTTGAAAGCGACATTCAGCAATTGCCGCATGGGTATGACATGAACATCGGGACAGGCGGCAACGAAACACTGCCGCCCAGCTTCCGCCAGCGTATCTGCATTGCCCGCGCCATCGCCCAGAAACCGAGTATTCTGGTGCTTGAGGAGGCCAATGCCCTGCTCGATCAACGTGCGGACAACCTTCTGAGGAAGGGACTGGAGCAATTGCGCGGCACGATGACCATCGTTTTCCTCTCAAACCGTCCCTCTTTCCTTGCCATGGCAGACAAGCAGTTCATCCTCAAGGAAGGCCAGTTGCAAGTGCATGGAGGCCAGCAAAGAGACGCCGCTGATGCCAGGGGAGCCGGTTCAGAAAAATCCGTTCTGGCTCAACAGACAAGACAGGCGATCGGGAGGTCCGCATGA
- a CDS encoding Ig-like domain-containing protein translates to MADTSTPNIKINSSSTKLEANRAQDSAQKADQYKGGSDYDTGDHIAARQDILNPNLHYGVTVESELPFTDTQSGAADDSGARVSGEPINNGAPQTTPSAFANGPQSPLSSTGPSAPAEGAFAMSGGLEGVQSIDNGAALASASPFSAQATNTGAAPSFAPANTARNDGAVSTPGGGGSGGETNHAVTAEDAAETTGENTPLSSSVTATDLDGDAIAYSLDGQPSEGAVTFNPDGSYSFDPGTDFDDLAVGESRTVSFNFTADDGRGSTDSGTVNIEVTGTNDAPTAVDLTANTIDENDAGAVIGTLSTTDVDSSDSHSYTVSDNRFEVVDDGAGNMVLKLKEGVTLDHETEASVPLTVTTDDGHNGTFSEDFTINVADLNEAVTADDAAEITGENTPLSSSVTATDLDGDAIAYSLDGQPSEGAVTFNPDGSYSFDPGTDFDDLAVGESRTVSFNFTADDGRGSTDSGTVNIEVTGTNDAPTAVDLTANTIDENDAGAVIGTLSTTDVDSSDSHSYTVSDNRFEVVDDGAGNMVLKLKEGVTLDHETEASVPLTVTTDDGHNGTFSEDFTINVADLNEAVTADDAAEITGENTPLSSSVTATDLDGDAIAYSLDGQPSEGAVTFNPDGSYSFDPGSDFDDLAVGESRTVSFKFTADDGNGSTDDGTVNIEVTGTNDAPTAVDLTANSIDENDAGAVIGTLSTTDVDSSDSHSYTVSDNRFEVVDDGAGNMVLKLKEGVTLDHETEASVPLTVTTDDGHDGTFSENFTINVADLNEAVTAEDAAETTGENTPLSSSVTATDLDGDAIAYSLDGQPSEGAVTFNPDGSYSFDPGTDFDDLAVGESRTVSFNFTADDGRGSTDSGTVNIEVTGTNDAPTAVDLTANTIDENDAGAVIGTLSTTDVDSSDSHSYTVSDNRFEVVDDGAGNMVLKLKEGVTLDHETEASVPLTVTTDDGHNGTFSEDFTVNVADLNEAVTADDAAEITGENTPLSSSVTATDLDGDAIAYSLDGQPSEGAVTFNPDGSYSFDPGSDFDDLAVGESRTVSFKFTADDGNGSTDDGTVNIEVTGTNDAPTAVDLTANSIDENDAGAVIGTLSTTDVDSSDSHSYTVSDNRFEVVDDGAGNMVLKLKEGVTLDHETEASVPLTVTTDDGHDGTFSENFTINVADLNEAVTAEDAAETTGENTPLSSSVTATDLDGDAIAYSLDGQPSEGAVTFNPDGSYSFDPGTDFDDLAVGESRTVSFNFTADDGRGSTDSGTVNIEVTGTNDAPTAVDLTANTIDENDAGAVIGTLSTTDVDSSDSHSYTVSDNRFEVVDDGAGNMVLKLKEGVTLDHETEASVPLTVTTDDGHNGTFSEDFTVNVADLNEAVTADDAAEITGENTPLSSSVTATDLDGDAIAYSLDGQPSEGAVTFNPDGSYSFDPGSDFDDLAVGESRTVSFKFTADDGNGSTDDGTVNIEVTGTNDAPTAVDLTANSIDENDAGAVIGTLSTTDVDSSDSHSYTVSDNRFEVVDDGAGNMVLKLKEGVTLDHETEASVPLTVTTDDGHHGTFSEDFTINVADIDEGVVAQNENGTTTEDDALNSVAHAQSVNGGDISYSLTGQPGEGSVVMNPDGSYTFDPGQDFQDLNLHESRTVTFEYSATDSSGQNGTGTVTIEVSGTNDAPTAIEISNSSFDENSDGSIIGTLSTTDVDTNDSHTYTVNDNRFEVVDDGAGNMVLKVKDGVSFDHETDQSVDVVVTTTDQGGLSHSESLTINVADVNEGLSLSAEGSYNFLYNGSFEHFSNGEHGGGEGTGWFAGATIDGWSQTDIDVHEAGHQGLGATDGEYHVDLAGTTNGTLTREMNGLEDDQTYTLAMDLKSRGSNGHGTGNEQDALGQSVVKIVWNGEVIATVDPAEDGLGWHTYNFDIVGGSGDGSDTINFIEVGSENNFGTLLDNFRITDSEGFGVLENEAGAEVATLAVADPDAGDSHTYVVSDDRFEVVQLDGETVLKLKDGISLDHETTANIDVTVTVTDSGGNSDSQVLGIQVGDVNDAPTEVILDGSQVTENEAGDVIGTLTTTDADAHEAFDYSVSDNRFEVVDDGTGTMMLKLKDGESLDAGSEPTINLAITSTDSGGESVTDSFDLSVQDVTHGTDSNDTIQGSGLDDVLYGEGGNDSLYGGAGNDTLIGGDGNDFLSGGDGDDAFIYMVGDGNDTIDGGAGGDWTDSIEIFAADGSASTEMGTDWTISLTHGSVETVGTDELQLSDDASGTIDFDDGSQIAFDNVERIGW, encoded by the coding sequence ATGGCTGACACCTCGACTCCCAACATCAAGATCAACAGCAGTTCCACCAAACTAGAAGCCAACCGCGCACAGGACTCGGCCCAGAAAGCCGATCAGTACAAGGGTGGCAGTGATTACGACACCGGTGATCACATTGCAGCGCGTCAGGACATCCTGAACCCGAACCTGCATTATGGTGTAACAGTCGAGAGCGAACTGCCATTTACCGATACGCAAAGCGGAGCTGCGGATGACAGTGGCGCGCGCGTATCTGGCGAGCCGATCAACAATGGCGCGCCTCAAACCACACCAAGTGCCTTTGCCAACGGTCCCCAATCTCCTCTTTCTTCGACAGGCCCGTCAGCCCCTGCCGAAGGTGCGTTCGCGATGTCCGGCGGCCTTGAGGGCGTTCAATCCATCGACAATGGTGCTGCTTTGGCCTCGGCTTCTCCGTTTTCTGCTCAAGCCACCAACACGGGTGCGGCACCCAGCTTTGCGCCTGCAAACACTGCAAGAAATGATGGTGCGGTATCGACCCCGGGTGGCGGAGGCAGTGGTGGCGAAACCAACCATGCCGTGACCGCTGAAGACGCCGCCGAGACCACAGGTGAGAATACCCCGCTCTCAAGCAGTGTCACCGCGACGGATCTTGATGGCGATGCGATCGCCTATAGCCTTGATGGCCAGCCATCCGAGGGTGCTGTCACCTTCAATCCCGATGGCTCCTACAGCTTTGATCCCGGCACCGACTTTGATGATCTGGCCGTCGGCGAAAGCCGCACCGTCAGCTTCAACTTCACGGCTGACGATGGCAGGGGCTCCACCGATAGCGGCACCGTCAACATCGAGGTGACCGGCACCAATGATGCCCCCACCGCCGTGGACCTCACCGCCAACACCATCGATGAGAATGATGCGGGGGCCGTGATCGGCACCCTCAGCACCACCGATGTCGATAGCTCCGACAGCCACAGTTACACCGTCTCCGATAATCGCTTCGAAGTGGTTGATGATGGCGCGGGCAATATGGTGCTCAAGCTCAAGGAAGGCGTGACGCTCGATCATGAGACGGAAGCTTCCGTCCCTCTCACCGTCACCACCGACGATGGCCATAACGGCACCTTCAGCGAAGACTTCACCATCAATGTCGCCGACCTCAATGAGGCCGTCACCGCTGATGATGCGGCAGAGATCACCGGTGAGAATACCCCGCTCTCCAGCAGTGTCACCGCGACGGACCTTGATGGCGATGCGATTGCCTATAGCCTTGATGGTCAGCCGTCCGAAGGTGCTGTCACCTTCAATCCCGATGGCTCCTACAGCTTTGATCCCGGCACCGACTTTGATGATCTGGCCGTCGGCGAAAGCCGCACCGTCAGCTTCAACTTCACGGCTGACGATGGCAGGGGCTCCACCGATAGCGGCACCGTCAACATCGAGGTGACCGGCACCAATGATGCCCCCACCGCCGTGGACCTCACCGCCAACACCATCGATGAGAATGATGCGGGGGCCGTGATCGGCACCCTCAGCACCACCGATGTCGATAGCTCCGACAGCCACAGTTACACCGTCTCCGATAATCGCTTCGAAGTGGTTGATGATGGCGCGGGCAATATGGTGCTCAAGCTCAAGGAAGGCGTGACGCTCGATCATGAGACGGAAGCTTCCGTCCCTCTCACCGTCACCACCGACGATGGCCATAACGGCACCTTCAGCGAAGACTTCACCATCAATGTCGCCGACCTCAATGAGGCCGTCACCGCTGATGATGCGGCAGAGATCACCGGTGAGAATACCCCGCTCTCCAGCAGTGTCACCGCGACGGACCTTGATGGCGATGCGATTGCCTATAGCCTTGATGGTCAGCCGTCCGAAGGTGCTGTCACCTTCAATCCCGATGGCTCCTACAGCTTTGATCCCGGCTCCGACTTTGATGATCTCGCCGTTGGCGAAAGCCGTACCGTCAGCTTTAAATTCACCGCCGATGATGGCAATGGCTCCACCGATGACGGCACCGTCAACATCGAGGTGACCGGCACCAATGATGCCCCCACCGCCGTGGACCTCACCGCCAACAGCATTGATGAGAATGATGCGGGGGCCGTGATCGGCACCCTCAGCACCACCGATGTCGATAGCTCCGACAGCCACAGTTACACCGTCTCCGATAATCGCTTCGAAGTGGTTGATGATGGCGCGGGCAATATGGTGCTCAAGCTCAAGGAAGGCGTGACGCTCGATCATGAGACGGAAGCTTCCGTCCCTCTCACCGTCACCACCGACGATGGCCATGACGGCACCTTCAGCGAGAACTTCACCATCAATGTCGCTGACCTCAATGAGGCCGTGACCGCTGAAGACGCCGCCGAGACCACAGGTGAGAATACCCCGCTCTCAAGCAGTGTCACCGCGACGGATCTTGATGGCGATGCGATCGCCTATAGCCTTGATGGCCAGCCATCCGAGGGTGCTGTCACCTTCAATCCCGATGGCTCCTACAGCTTTGATCCCGGCACCGACTTTGATGATCTGGCCGTCGGCGAAAGCCGCACCGTCAGCTTCAACTTCACGGCTGACGATGGCAGGGGCTCCACCGATAGCGGCACCGTCAACATCGAGGTGACCGGCACCAATGATGCCCCCACCGCCGTGGACCTCACCGCCAACACCATCGATGAGAATGATGCGGGGGCCGTGATCGGCACCCTCAGCACCACCGATGTCGATAGCTCCGACAGCCACAGTTACACCGTCTCCGATAATCGCTTCGAAGTGGTTGATGATGGCGCGGGCAATATGGTGCTCAAGCTCAAGGAAGGCGTGACGCTCGATCATGAGACGGAAGCTTCCGTCCCTCTCACCGTCACCACCGACGATGGCCATAACGGCACCTTCAGCGAAGACTTCACCGTCAATGTCGCCGACCTCAATGAGGCCGTCACCGCTGATGATGCGGCAGAGATCACCGGTGAGAATACCCCGCTCTCCAGCAGTGTCACCGCGACGGACCTTGATGGCGATGCGATTGCCTATAGCCTTGATGGTCAGCCGTCCGAAGGTGCTGTCACCTTCAATCCCGATGGCTCCTACAGCTTTGATCCCGGCTCCGACTTTGATGATCTCGCCGTTGGCGAAAGCCGTACCGTCAGCTTTAAATTCACCGCCGATGATGGCAATGGCTCCACCGATGACGGCACCGTCAACATCGAGGTGACCGGCACCAATGATGCCCCCACCGCCGTGGACCTCACCGCCAACAGCATTGATGAGAATGATGCGGGGGCCGTGATCGGCACCCTCAGCACCACCGATGTCGATAGCTCCGACAGCCACAGTTACACCGTCTCCGATAATCGCTTCGAAGTGGTTGATGATGGCGCGGGCAATATGGTGCTCAAGCTCAAGGAAGGCGTGACGCTCGATCATGAGACGGAAGCTTCCGTCCCTCTCACCGTCACCACCGACGATGGCCATGACGGCACCTTCAGCGAGAACTTCACCATCAATGTCGCTGACCTCAATGAGGCCGTGACCGCTGAAGACGCCGCCGAGACCACAGGTGAGAATACCCCGCTCTCAAGCAGTGTCACCGCGACGGATCTTGATGGCGATGCGATCGCCTATAGCCTTGATGGCCAGCCATCCGAGGGTGCTGTCACCTTCAATCCCGATGGCTCCTACAGCTTTGATCCCGGCACCGACTTTGATGATCTGGCCGTCGGCGAAAGCCGCACCGTCAGCTTCAACTTCACGGCTGACGATGGCAGGGGCTCCACCGATAGCGGCACCGTCAACATCGAGGTGACCGGCACCAATGATGCCCCCACCGCCGTGGACCTCACCGCCAACACCATCGATGAGAATGATGCGGGGGCCGTGATCGGCACCCTCAGCACCACCGATGTCGATAGCTCCGACAGCCACAGTTACACCGTCTCCGATAATCGCTTCGAAGTGGTTGATGATGGCGCGGGCAATATGGTGCTCAAGCTCAAGGAAGGCGTGACGCTCGATCATGAGACGGAAGCTTCCGTCCCTCTCACCGTCACCACCGACGATGGCCATAACGGCACCTTCAGCGAAGACTTCACCGTCAATGTCGCCGACCTCAATGAGGCCGTCACCGCTGATGATGCGGCAGAGATCACCGGTGAGAATACCCCGCTCTCCAGCAGTGTCACCGCGACGGACCTTGATGGCGATGCGATTGCCTATAGCCTTGATGGTCAGCCGTCCGAAGGTGCTGTCACCTTCAATCCCGATGGCTCCTACAGCTTTGATCCCGGCTCCGACTTTGATGATCTCGCCGTTGGCGAAAGCCGTACCGTCAGCTTTAAATTCACCGCCGATGATGGCAATGGCTCCACCGATGACGGCACCGTCAACATCGAGGTGACCGGCACCAATGATGCCCCCACCGCCGTGGACCTCACCGCCAACAGCATTGATGAGAATGATGCGGGGGCCGTGATCGGCACCCTCAGCACCACCGATGTCGATAGCTCCGACAGCCACAGTTACACCGTCTCCGATAATCGCTTCGAAGTGGTTGATGATGGCGCGGGCAATATGGTGCTCAAGCTCAAGGAAGGCGTGACGCTCGATCATGAGACGGAAGCCTCCGTCCCTCTCACCGTCACCACCGACGATGGCCATCACGGCACCTTCAGCGAAGACTTCACCATCAATGTCGCTGATATCGACGAAGGCGTGGTTGCTCAGAATGAAAATGGCACGACGACGGAAGATGACGCCCTGAATAGTGTTGCGCATGCCCAGAGCGTGAATGGAGGCGACATCAGCTACAGTCTCACCGGCCAGCCGGGAGAAGGGTCCGTTGTCATGAATCCGGACGGGTCTTACACGTTTGATCCGGGCCAGGATTTCCAGGACCTCAACCTCCATGAAAGCCGGACGGTAACATTTGAGTATTCCGCAACGGATAGCAGCGGCCAAAACGGCACCGGTACCGTGACGATCGAGGTTAGCGGCACCAATGATGCGCCAACTGCAATCGAGATTTCCAATTCGAGTTTCGACGAGAACAGCGATGGTTCCATCATCGGCACTCTCTCGACGACCGATGTGGATACCAATGACAGTCACACCTACACCGTCAATGATAACCGCTTTGAGGTGGTCGATGATGGCGCGGGCAACATGGTCCTGAAAGTGAAGGACGGCGTCAGCTTCGATCATGAGACCGATCAGAGCGTTGATGTTGTGGTCACCACCACTGATCAGGGCGGTCTCAGTCACAGCGAAAGCCTGACGATCAATGTGGCAGACGTGAATGAAGGCCTCTCGCTGAGCGCGGAAGGATCCTACAATTTCCTCTACAACGGCAGCTTCGAGCATTTCAGCAATGGCGAGCATGGCGGCGGCGAGGGAACCGGATGGTTCGCCGGCGCAACCATTGACGGCTGGTCACAGACCGACATCGATGTGCACGAAGCTGGGCACCAAGGCTTGGGCGCAACTGATGGCGAATACCATGTCGATCTGGCAGGTACGACCAACGGGACCTTGACCCGCGAGATGAACGGGCTGGAAGATGACCAGACCTACACCCTGGCCATGGACCTCAAATCCCGCGGATCGAACGGCCACGGCACTGGCAATGAGCAAGACGCCCTTGGACAGTCGGTCGTCAAGATCGTCTGGAATGGCGAAGTCATCGCAACCGTGGACCCGGCAGAAGACGGATTGGGCTGGCACACCTACAACTTTGATATCGTTGGCGGGTCTGGAGATGGCTCCGATACCATCAACTTCATCGAGGTGGGTTCGGAAAACAATTTCGGCACGCTCCTTGATAACTTCCGGATCACCGACTCCGAGGGCTTCGGCGTTCTGGAGAATGAAGCGGGAGCCGAGGTTGCTACTCTTGCTGTTGCCGATCCCGATGCGGGGGATAGTCATACCTATGTCGTCTCCGATGACCGCTTCGAGGTTGTCCAGTTGGATGGTGAGACCGTTCTGAAGTTGAAAGACGGCATCAGCCTTGATCACGAAACAACGGCAAATATCGATGTCACCGTTACGGTCACAGATAGCGGGGGCAACAGCGACAGTCAGGTGTTGGGCATTCAAGTGGGTGACGTCAATGACGCACCGACCGAGGTTATCCTTGATGGCAGTCAGGTGACCGAGAATGAGGCTGGTGATGTCATCGGCACGTTGACGACGACGGACGCCGATGCTCATGAGGCCTTTGACTACAGCGTCTCGGATAACCGTTTCGAAGTGGTCGATGACGGCACAGGCACCATGATGCTCAAACTCAAGGATGGAGAATCTCTTGATGCTGGTAGCGAGCCGACAATCAATCTGGCGATCACGTCGACAGACAGTGGTGGCGAGTCGGTTACCGATTCCTTCGATCTGTCGGTGCAGGATGTAACCCACGGCACTGACAGCAACGATACCATTCAAGGGTCCGGTCTGGACGATGTTCTCTATGGTGAGGGCGGCAATGACAGTCTTTATGGTGGGGCTGGCAATGATACGCTCATCGGCGGCGACGGAAACGACTTCCTGTCGGGTGGTGACGGTGATGATGCCTTCATCTACATGGTGGGCGACGGCAACGACACGATCGACGGCGGGGCTGGCGGAGACTGGACGGACAGCATCGAGATCTTTGCGGCTGACGGATCGGCTTCAACCGAGATGGGAACCGATTGGACCATCTCGCTTACCCATGGCTCGGTAGAGACGGTCGGCACTGATGAGTTGCAGCTCTCGGATGATGCCTCGGGCACCATCGATTTTGACGATGGCAGCCAAATCGCCTTCGACAATGTCGAGCGGATCGGCTGGTGA